Proteins from one Coturnix japonica isolate 7356 chromosome 5, Coturnix japonica 2.1, whole genome shotgun sequence genomic window:
- the IGF2 gene encoding insulin-like growth factor II, with protein sequence MASAGAHTDERCRQPAFLPGPPPTEVESGSGSAKVQRMCAARQMLLLLLAFLAYALDSAAAYGTAETLCGGELVDTLQFVCGDRGFYFSRPVGRNNRRINRGIVEECCFRSCDLALLETYCAKSVKSERDLSATSLVGLPALNKESFQKPSHAKYSKYNVWQKKSSQRLQREVPGILRARRYRWQAEGLQAAEEARAMHRPLISLPSQRPPAPQASPEATGPQE encoded by the exons ATGGCAAGCGCCGGGGCACACACGGATGAGCGCTGCCGGCAGCCTGCCTTCCTCCCCGGCCCGCCGCCGACAGAAGTTGAGAGCGGCAGCGGCAGCGCCAAG GTGCAGAGGATGTGTGCAGCCAGGCAGATGCTGTTGCTACTGCTGGCCTTCCTGGCCTACGCTTTGGATTCAGCTGCGGCATACGGCACGGCAGAGACCCTCTGCGGTGGGGAGCTGGTGGACACGTTGCAGTTTGTCTGCGGGGACAGGGGCTTCTACTTCA GTAGACCAGTGGGACGAAATAACAGGAGGATCAACCGTGGCATTGTGGAGGAGTGCTGCTTTCGGAGCTGTGACCTGGCTCTGCTGGAAACCTACTGTGCCAAGTCCGTCAAGTCAGAGCGTGACCTCTCTGCCACCTCCCTCGTGGGCCTCCCAGCCCTCAACAAG GAGAGCTTCCAGAAGCCATCTCACGCCAAGTACTCCAAGTACAACGTGTGGCAGAAGAAGAGTTCTCAGCGGCTGCAGCGGGAGGTGCCTGGCATCCTGCGCGCCCGCCGGTACCGGTGGCAGGCAGAGGGGCTGCAAGCAGCTGAGGAAGCCAGGGCGATGCATCGTCCCCTCATCTCCTTGCCCAGCCAGCGGCCCCCGGCGCCGCAGGCATCCCCTGAAGCAACCGGCCCCCAGGAATGA